Proteins from a genomic interval of Salvelinus alpinus chromosome 7, SLU_Salpinus.1, whole genome shotgun sequence:
- the LOC139580785 gene encoding urokinase plasminogen activator surface receptor-like isoform X1 gives MELILTIFFTFALFYTADTLQCYTCESDECNGTTLEMCSGGEVCSTMTTVFGHLGTRVSKACTTREETCVFMDATTKISISGGYSHTSNSVYCCSTDGCNKNTLPALSDKPNKLQCYTCKSKEDQVCNTIVQCVGVEDHCFKHTVPAGDGSNDGRHLGCASADVCRWPETAPSTPNFNCCEGSLCNKAMGVGLSSLPLLLGLLIISLV, from the exons ATGGAGCTAATCCTGACAATCTTCTTCACCTTCGCACTGTTCTACACAG CAGACACACTACAGTGCTACACTTGTGAGTCTGATGAGTGCAACGGAACAACGTTAGAGATGTGTTCTGGAGGAGAAGTGTGTTCCACTATGACAACAGTATTTGGTCATTTAG GCACCAGAGTCTCTAAGGCATGCACAACGAGAGAGGAAAcctgtgtattcatggatgcaacaacaaaaatatcaatCAGTGGTGGATATTCACACACCTCCAACAGCGTGTACTGCTGCAGCACGGACGGCTGTAACAAGAATACTCTCCCAG CGCTCAGTGACAAGCCCAATAAACTACAATGTTACACCTGCAAGAGTAAAGAGGATCAAGTCTGCAACACAATTGTACAATGTGTTGGAGTTGAAGACCACTGCTTCAAACATACAG TGCCCGCTGGTGATGGAAGTAATGATGGACGACACCTGGGCTGTGCCTCCGCTGATGTATGCCGCTGGCCCGAGACAGCCCCCTCTACGCCTAACTTCAACTGCTGTGAAGGGAGTCTGTGTAACAAAGCCATGGGGGTGGGACTgagctctctccctcttctgctgGGACTCCTCATCATCTCACTGGTCTAG
- the LOC139580785 gene encoding urokinase plasminogen activator surface receptor-like isoform X2, translated as MELILTIFFTFALFYTDTLQCYTCESDECNGTTLEMCSGGEVCSTMTTVFGHLGTRVSKACTTREETCVFMDATTKISISGGYSHTSNSVYCCSTDGCNKNTLPALSDKPNKLQCYTCKSKEDQVCNTIVQCVGVEDHCFKHTVPAGDGSNDGRHLGCASADVCRWPETAPSTPNFNCCEGSLCNKAMGVGLSSLPLLLGLLIISLV; from the exons ATGGAGCTAATCCTGACAATCTTCTTCACCTTCGCACTGTTCTACACAG ACACACTACAGTGCTACACTTGTGAGTCTGATGAGTGCAACGGAACAACGTTAGAGATGTGTTCTGGAGGAGAAGTGTGTTCCACTATGACAACAGTATTTGGTCATTTAG GCACCAGAGTCTCTAAGGCATGCACAACGAGAGAGGAAAcctgtgtattcatggatgcaacaacaaaaatatcaatCAGTGGTGGATATTCACACACCTCCAACAGCGTGTACTGCTGCAGCACGGACGGCTGTAACAAGAATACTCTCCCAG CGCTCAGTGACAAGCCCAATAAACTACAATGTTACACCTGCAAGAGTAAAGAGGATCAAGTCTGCAACACAATTGTACAATGTGTTGGAGTTGAAGACCACTGCTTCAAACATACAG TGCCCGCTGGTGATGGAAGTAATGATGGACGACACCTGGGCTGTGCCTCCGCTGATGTATGCCGCTGGCCCGAGACAGCCCCCTCTACGCCTAACTTCAACTGCTGTGAAGGGAGTCTGTGTAACAAAGCCATGGGGGTGGGACTgagctctctccctcttctgctgGGACTCCTCATCATCTCACTGGTCTAG
- the LOC139580787 gene encoding urokinase plasminogen activator surface receptor-like, which translates to MKLILTISCTFTLFYTADMLNCYTCDSEDENCQTTVLKNCVKAVCSTLTSIEYPSDSIRVSKGCTYVAENCYFMDKVTELSMNNGYSHASQSSFCCNTTGCNIDTLPALSDKPNKLHCHTWVNGTYEVLQCVGIEDHCFKYKQPTPDGGKDTIYGGCASSDSCLWSAMPNQTNLNCCKGSLCNKAMGMSLSSLPLLLGLLIISLV; encoded by the exons ATGAAGCTCATCCTGACAATCTCCTGCACCTTCACACTGTTCTACACAG CGGACATGCTCAATTGCTACACCTGTGATTCTGAGGATGAAAACTGTCAGACAACAGTATTAAAGAACTGTGTGAAAGCAGTATGTTCCACCTTAACAAGCATAGAATATCCTTCAG ATTCCATCAGAGTATCTAAGGGTTGTACATATGTAGCCGAAAACTGTTATTTCATGGATAAAGTAACAGAACTGTCAATGAACAACGGATACTCACACGCCTCCCAATCCTCGTTTTGCTGCAACACCACAGGCTGCAACATAGACACCCTCCCTG CCCTCAGTGACAAGCCCAATAAACTACATTGTCATACCTGGGTGAATGGTACTTATGAAGTTTTGCAATGCGTTGGAATTGAAGACCACTGCTTCAAATATAAAC AGCCCACTCCTGATGGGGGAAAAGACACCATTTATGGAGGCTGTGCCTCCAGTGACTCATGCCTCTGGTCTGCGATGCCCAACCAGACTAACCTCAACTGCTGTAAAGGGAGTCTGTGTAACAAAGCCATGGGGATGAGTCTgagctctctccctcttctgctgGGTCTCCTCATCATCTCACTGGTCTAG